The stretch of DNA tcacaaagacagacagaccgacaatcacgcacacacatacacgcacacacagcaaCCCTTGAATCTTCTGCACCTTTTTGCAAAAGAGACCACGGAGTATAACCCATTGAACGTGGTGTTGTGtcagaagtgtgcagagaaagagagagagcagtcagTGCCTTCTCCTCTGTGAGCATCAGCCAGCGCCCCCTAGCAAGCACAATGCAGAACTGCAGCCAGTCAACACGGGAAGAGACAAGTTTGTTTGGTCCATCACTGAGTACAGTGCATAGACAGGGtagacacaaacaaaaactcaaACAACCCCCCGCCCCCTTGCCCCCTATCAAAAACCCCATAACACTAATTCTGTACTTCTCCCGATATGATCGATTGATTAACCCATCAATCAATCAGACATCGGGTTATCAGTTCCAGCACTGTGGCCTTGGCCTATCCATTACTGAGTATGGAGAGGAAAaatgagaagaaaagaaaaccatcACTCCTCTTTTCCATCGGCCTGTTTATACTGGATTCTCAAACATTCTTTCACACGTTTCTCCCAGAGTTCTTTCCACGTCTGCCAGCCAGCGGCGAGATAGGAACCCACACCCGAGgaagggaggcagagagagacgcaAAGGGTAAACTCTGGTAAATCTGTCCACCTTTTCCCTCTCCAGCTGCCACTGAACTGAGGTAATATTCCCTCAGTACCTGGGTGGGATGTCACTGGGCTGCACTACACCCCAAAAGCAGAGTGGGGTATATGTAGGCCAGCACAATAAATGCTTAACTAGACTTTAGTCTGGGGAGAGGGCATTTTAGTCTAATGCAGCAACAAGTGGAGAATGGgagcaaaataaacataaataaataaagtagcaTTCTCCTCCTtgttaagaaagaaagaaaattaaatgaaatggatACACACTTACAAACATACATTGCAGGATAAAGCAGCTACAGGACAGCGAAAGCAATGTGGGTTCAGACGTGAGCATGTTATCATTCAGTGACCCTGGCACTTTCACTTTAAGAGGAGCAGTTAAGAGTCTCTTGGATAAGAAGCACAGCTGGTTTTGCACagctgtgtcagtcagtgtgcggcTTAACTGCTTTCTTCTGTGCAGCCCTGCGGACTCCTCAGCGCACTGCAACTCTGTCACTCTGTTCTGCCTCCATAAAACCTACCACtgctctcacactctctctgtctctctctctctccctctctctctgtctctgccatGCTCCTGGCTCTGCTCTGTGCAGCGCAGGACTGACAACACGGCCCCATGGCCCCAGAACACCGCCGCCGTCTTCCCCCCTTTGTGAAGGAACAAAGCGAGCAGGCAAAGACTTCGCCCTGTGTGAGCTGTCAGCTATGATTTCTGGCTAGTTTAAACAATCACagtttctccctccctcccttcttcCCTCCCGTCCTTCTAATCATGATCGTTGGGCTTTGTTCTGTGGAGGAATCAGAATTTTCCaccactgattaaaaaaaaaaaaacctaagcTGTGTGCACTAGGATGTGTTTGTACAGTAAACTCCCCCACACCAATTTGTTTTAACCCTCATCCCCCCCATGTTATGTTGTTCTGTACTGGGGCATGCCTGATTTATGCGGTAGACTAATACAGAGGTTtaaaagttgtgtgtgtgtttgtgttcctgtCGGGCGATGTCCCTGGGAGGCAGAGCAGTAGGGATGGCGTTGGGGAGCAAGGTGACTGGGCTGCATTAACAAGACAGGGCAGGGAACAAGAAGATGGGGGGGGGAGGTGGGAGGAGAAGAACTTGGCAAGTCCcgcaaaaggaaaaaataaaaaaattctctctctctttctatcgtGTGAGTTCCAGCCCCTGAAGGTGTCATAAcagtcttctctctctctctctctctctctctctctctctctctctctctctctctctccccaccttTCAGATCTTTAAAAGCCAGCTCTCGCTCCTTCTCTCCTGTGTTAGTTATCCACACTCCTTGGGGCTGGGCACTGGCTGAGTGTGAGGATCACATACTGCGagacagaagagagagagagagagagagagagagagagagagagagagagagagagagagagcgggagagagagagagagtcaggagAGTAGAGAGCCAAACAGAGAGGAGGAAAGCACAAGTCTCAGAAGGagagaaaagaagaagagagaagaggaAAGAAGAGAAGAGAACACCAACAACCAACAACAAAGATACAGACATTAAGACTTTTTCcattgaattattattactattaggtTTTTTTAAACTTCTGGAACCAGAGACTGCCACCGCTGCCCTGTGCTCGCTCTCACCATGCCAACTCTCCCACGCCTGCCTGCCCTTCTGCTGACCCTGGCCTGCCTGCGCTGCCTGGCCCTGAGTGCCCGCCTGCCTCCCCCCCGGGGCTGCCCGTCCTGCAGAGAGGCAGGGGCCGCACGGGGGCTTCGGGAGCCGAGTGCGGAGGGGTCCACAGCCACGCTGGGCATCGGGGAGCCCTGTGGCGTGTACACACTGAGCTGCGCCAAGGGGCTGCGCTGCGTGCCCACCCCTGGGGAGAGGAGCCCCCTGCAAGCTCTGCTCCAGGGCCGTGGCATCTGCACCAGGAACCTGGCACCCAGCAAGCCCAAGAATCGCACCACAGGTGGGCAGGGACTGGCATCGCACATAGGCTGGTccctttaatatatttcttattttatttgtttcatgaAACTGTTACTACTagatttagtagtagtagtagaagtaataGCTATACTTAATTGTAGAAGAATTACTTCAGTAGATTTaggattgttattattagtagtagtgttagtagtagtggtagtagtgtAAGTACCCTTATGCAAGATTACCCTGGTAAGTTTCCCACAGAATTCTTGCACTTCTGACACAGTTTTACTGGTGGCTCTCCCTCAGTTTTACAATGGCTGCCCGTGGTGTTAACACCCTCACCAGGCTGTACTGCTCTCTAACCAGAATAAGCCCTGGTGCAGCACAGCTGACAGGCCTGGGAAAGATTGATCATGGTGCATCGTGCTGTTCCCACGGCCAAGTGAGGTAGAGCACAGGGAAACCATGGTCAGGCTGTGGTATAACCACAGAAACAGCAAAATCACCACACTGTGATTTTACAGGAGCAATTTTCATACAGGAACTGATACTACTgcttctataataataataataataataataataataataataataataataacaacctaCTGATTACAATACCAATCCACTGAAGTAATACTGCTAtaatgagtatatatatatatatatatatatatatatatatatatatatatatatagagagagagagagagagagagagagagagcatgtgtCTATGATAATAATAGTGATGATCCTTGTTCAATAAGGCAATGATCATGGCAATATTTTAGAGAGTGAACTCATTAAAACAGCGAACAGACTCAATGCTATGGCAgtttctgtgtatgtatgtatgtatgtatgtatgtatgtatgtatgtatgcatgcatctGTGTATCtatgtgtgcatttgtttgatttgatttgcttGGATGTGCTCGTCTCCGCCGACGGCTCTGTGCAAGGGTGACTCAACAGCCAGCACAGGCACAGTCTGGAAGTAGGGCCAATACAGTAACCCAGCCGCCGCAGTGCGCAGCCAGCAGTGgaggaacacacacagacagggcaGGACTGGACTCTGTGCCGACtctgtgttgttttcatttaacaAGATAGATAGAagggctgttttgtttttgtttagttttttccaaaGAGGAAATGCCAGGGTGTAGCAGGGGGGGTCTCGTCTGTGAGTTTGCAGAGCAGAGACAGACTCAGTGTGTGACTTTATTACTGGGAGGTTGCCGGGGTctagaggggagagagagaaggtaaGCAGAGTGGATTTGCTGAGAGagaatagaaagagagagagggagggagattcACTTGGAGCTCCTGTTATTGCAATCTTAAACTGAGCTGGCACTGAGTTACACTGCTCCCCAAGTGGTTTTCCAGGGttgtttagttatttgtttatgtaagcTGTGGTGCAAAAGATTCATCCCAGTGTGGAGAAAGTGGTGTAGAGAGGTGCAGTTCTAATCTGGTCTGGAAGAAAGAGACATTCACTTCAATAACGTCTACTTTTCATGGTGGTAACCTGTTTATCAATAAATTACACTTGAACTTAACAGGGGGCAAaaagatatacatacatatatatagtgatAGTACCTTGGAGACCATTTGGCTGGGACGCCCCCCTCGCCCTCCTATAGGAAACTCAATGGTCACGAGCGGGCAGACTGTCGTTGCGttgcattgcattgtgttgtgcgTCAGGGTGGTCCCCAGTGTGGGCAGTTGTATACAATTAGGCCCACAGCCTTGTTACCCTCAGAGCATGGCCTCGCAGCACAATCACAATCATCACAGCCACTGGTTAGGAGAGGCTGCGGAGGGGGCGGggctgtggtgtgtgtgtgtgtgtgtatgtgtatgagtatgtgtgtgtgcctgtgtatatatgagtgtgtgtgtgtgtgtgtgtgatcattTAAGATCCAATTGCACACTCAGACCCACCCCCTCTTAAGTATCCGAGCCACTCACATGTGGAAAGACtcacatgtttttttaacatatattttaataatgaatatatatgtaCTTATATAAGTTTTCCATATGGGCAGCAtgagagagacagaacaacagtAATGTTGCCGGCT from Amia ocellicauda isolate fAmiCal2 unplaced genomic scaffold, fAmiCal2.hap1 HAP1_SCAFFOLD_391, whole genome shotgun sequence encodes:
- the LOC136734496 gene encoding insulin-like growth factor-binding protein 6, whose translation is MPTLPRLPALLLTLACLRCLALSARLPPPRGCPSCREAGAARGLREPSAEGSTATLGIGEPCGVYTLSCAKGLRCVPTPGERSPLQALLQGRGICTRNLAPSKPKNRTTGPPVVKVTTGNAEENAPCRQLLNAVLLGLKPTVFQPPNDIYIPNCDTRGFYRKMQCRSSKGTQRGECWCVDELGQLLPSPDRDPATLRCERE